The DNA window CGTCCACCGGCGTTGGCCCACTCGGGGACCGTTTCGGCGCGGCCGCCGCGATGTCCCCGGCGGCGTGTCGGCGGCGGGCCAGGCTCTGACGGACGCACCCCACGGTCCGGCGGAGGTCTGCGCATGCCCCGTGCTCCCCGCGCATCCCGCGCAACCCGGGCGTCCCGCGCTCACCGTCGCCGCCCGTCCGTGTACCTCGTCGCGGCCGTCGCGGGCTGCCTCGTCGGGCTGGTCGGCGGAAGCTTCCGGTGGTGCCTCGTACGGGCCGAGGAGCTGTACACATCGCTGCTGGTCGCCTCGGAGCGGCTGGGCGGACCCGCCCTGCTGCTTCCGGTGCTGGTCACGGCCGCGGGTGCCGCGATCGCGTGCGCGATCGCCCGGCGGATGCCCTCGGCCGCCGGGAGCGGCATCCAGGAGGTCGAGGCCGTGTGGCGCGGGGAGCGGACCCCGCCGACGCTGTGGCTGGTGCCGGCCAGGTTCGCGGGCGGGGTGATCGCCATGGGCTCCGGCCTGCTGCTCGGGCGGGAGGGCCCGACGGTGCACATGGGGGCGGTGATCGGGGCGGAGGCGGGGCGCCGTACGCGGATGAGCGCGCAGGACGTCACCCTGCTGCACACCTCGCTCGCCGGAGCGGGGCTCGCCGTCGCCTTCACCGCGCCGCTCGGGGGCATCCTGTTCGTCTTCGAGGAAGTGACCAAGACGGTCAGGCCGCGTCTGGTGCTCCTCGCGGTGATCGGCACCGCCGCGGCCGTCGCGTGCTCCGGGCTCATCGTCGGCAGCCGGGCCGTCCTCCCGGTCCCCGCCGTCGCCGGCCCCCCGATGGCCCTCCTGCCCGCTTTTCTGCTGTTCGGGGCCGCCACGGGCGTCCTCGGGGCGGGCTACAACCGTCTCGTGGTCGGGATGCTCTCCTCCTGCGACCGGGTGCGACGGGTCGGGCCGGTCGCCCGGGCCGCCCTGATCGGGGCCGTCGTGGGCCTGCTGCTCTGCGCCGATCCGCTGCTGGGCGGAGGCGGGGAGCAGCTGAACGAGCGGGTGCTGGGCGGCGGCATCCCGGCGGTCGCGGTGCTCGCGGGGTACTGCGTGGTCCGGTTCGTCGCCGGGCCGCTCAGTTACGCCGCCGGAGCTCCGGGCGGCCTGTTCGCCCCCCTGCTGGCGCTGGGAGCCGTGTGGGGGGCGCTCGTGCACGGGCTCGCGCTGCCGCTCCTGCCGGACGGGGGTTCCTCCGCCGTGCCCTTCGTGATCGCCGGCATGGCGGCGATGTTCTCCGCGGCCGTCCGGGCTCCCGTCACCGGCATCGTACTCACCGTCGAGATCACGGGTTCCACCACGCTGCTCGTTCCGCTGCTCCTCGCCTGTTTCGCCGCGACGCTGACCGCGGACCGGATGGGGAGCACGCCGGTCTACGACAGCCTGCGCCTGCGCATGTCGGGCACGGGCACGCCCTGAGACCCGGGTCGGCCGCCCGCCAGTGACGGGTCCACACCTCGGTGTCGGTGGTGCACAAGTGACTCCAGTCACTTCTAGTTACGGATGGGACATGACTTCCGGGGCATGGGGCATGCGCGGAAACTGCCAGGTCGCCGCCGGCCCCGCCGGGGGTGACGTCCAGGAGGTACCCGGAGGTACGGAGCGTCGTGTCGGAGCAGAACACCATCTACACAGCCGGGACTTGGCGGTCCGCAGCCTCTGGAGCGTCCCGGGAGGTCCTGGATCCGGCGGATGCCTCCGTCCTCGCCGTGGTCGCGGAGGGCGGTACCGCCGATGTCGACGCGGCCGTGCGCGCCGCACGGGCCGCCTTCGACAGCGGGCCGTGGCCGGGCACTCCGGTCGCCGAGCGCGCGGCGGTCCTGCGCCGCACCGCCGACCTGCTCCAGCGGGACCGCGAGCGCATCGGGCTCCTGGAGAGCCGGGACGCGGGCAAGACCCTCGAAGAGGGCCGGGTGGACGTGGACTGCGTCGTGGACGCCTTCCGCTACTTCGCCGACCTGGTCATCGGTGAGGGCGCGGGCCGGGTCGTGGACGCCGGCTCGCCCGACGTCCACAGTGTCGTCGTCCACGAACCGGTCGGGGTGTGCGCTCTGATCACTCCGTGGAACTACCCTCTGCTCCAGGCCAGTTGGAAGATCGCTCCGGCTCTGGCGGCGGGGAACACCTTCGTGGTCAAGCCCAGTGAGATCACCCCGCTCACCACGGTCGCCCTCATCGAACTGCTGGCGGAGGCGGGCCTGCCCGCCGGAGTCGCCAACCTCGTCACCGGCGCCGGCGATCCGGTCGGCGCCCGCCTCGCCTCCCATCCCGATGTCGACCTGGTGTCCTTCACCGGTGGACTCGCGAGCGGTACGAAGGTCATGCGCGCGGCCGCCGACACGGTCAAGAAGGTCGCCCTCGAACTCGGCGGGAAGAACCCCAACGTCGTCTTCGCCGACGCCTGCGCCACCGAGGAGGGCTTCGACACCGCCGTCGACCAGGCCCTCAACGCCGCCTTCATGCACAGCGGCCAGGTGTGCTCGGCCGGCTCGCGCCTGATCATCGAGGAGTCGCTGAGCGAGCGCTTCGTGGCCGAACTCGCCCGCCGCGCCGAGAAGATCCGCCTCGGCCGCGGCACCGACCCGGGCGTCGAATGCGGCCCGATGGTCTCCGCCGCCCAGCGGGAGCGCACCGAGTCCTACGTCGCCTCCGCGCTCGCCGAGGGCGCCGTACTGCGCGCCGGGGGCGAACGGCCCGAAGGGCCCGGCTACTTCTACCGCCCGACCGTCCTCGACCGCTGCCACCGCGGCATGCGCGTCGTGCGCGAGGAGGTCTTCGGGCCGGTCCTGACGGTCGAGACCTTCCGTACCGAGGACGAGGCGGTCGCGCTCGCCAACGACACCGAGTACGGGCTCGCCGGCGGGGTCTGGACGGCGGACCAGGGCCGCGCCCGCCGCGTCGCGGGCCGGCTGCGCCACGGCACCGTCTGGATCAACGACTTCCACCCGTACCTGCCGCAGGCCGAGTGGGGCGGCTTCGGGAAGTCCGGCGTCGGACGCGAACTCGGCCCGTCGGGCCTGGCCGAGTACCGCGAGACCAAGCACGTGTACCAGAACCTCGCCCCGCGCCCCGTGCGCTGGTTCGCGGGCTGAGGAGGGAGAGACATGACCGAGAACACGACCATCACGCACCGGCACGAGTCCGGACGCGAGAGCGGACACGAGCAGGAGCACGAGTACGACTACGTCGTCGTCGGCGGCGGCACGGCCGGCTCCGTGATCGCCTCCCGCCTGACCGAGGACCCCGGCGTCACCGTCGCCGTCATCGAGGGCGGACCCAGCGACGTCGACCGCCCCGACGTGCTCACCCTGCGCCGGTGGATGGGCCTGCTCGGCGGCGATCTCGACTACGACTACCCCACCACCGAGCAGCCGCGCGGCAATTCGCACATCCGGCACAGCCGGGCCCGCGTCCTGGGCGGCTGCTCCTCGCACAACACCCTGATCGCCTTCAAGCCGCTGCCGTCCGACTGGGACGAGTGGTCGCAGGCGGGCGCCGAGGGATGGCACGGGGCCGCCATGGACCCGTACTACGACCGGCTCCTCAACAACATCGTGCCGGTCGGCGAGGCCGACCGTAACGCCATCGCCCGCGACTTCGTCGACGCGGCGCAGCAGGCGCTGGGCGTGCCGCTGGTGGAGGGCTTCAACCAGAAGCCGTTCCACGAGGGCGCCGGCTTCTTCGACCTCGCCTACCACCCGGAGACCAACAAGCGGTCGTCGGCCTCGGTGGCGTACCTCCACCCGGTGATGGACGAGCGGCCCAACCTGCGGATCCTGCTGGAGACCTGGGCCTACCGCCTCGAACTGGACGGCACCCGGGCGCGCGGCGTCCACGTCCGGGCCGCGGACGGCACGCGGTCGCTGATCACCGCCCGGCGCGAGGTCGTGGTGTGCGCGGGCGCCGTGGACACCCCGCGCCTGCTG is part of the Streptomyces subrutilus genome and encodes:
- a CDS encoding GMC family oxidoreductase, producing the protein MTENTTITHRHESGRESGHEQEHEYDYVVVGGGTAGSVIASRLTEDPGVTVAVIEGGPSDVDRPDVLTLRRWMGLLGGDLDYDYPTTEQPRGNSHIRHSRARVLGGCSSHNTLIAFKPLPSDWDEWSQAGAEGWHGAAMDPYYDRLLNNIVPVGEADRNAIARDFVDAAQQALGVPLVEGFNQKPFHEGAGFFDLAYHPETNKRSSASVAYLHPVMDERPNLRILLETWAYRLELDGTRARGVHVRAADGTRSLITARREVVVCAGAVDTPRLLLHSGIGPRADLEALGIPPVLDLPGVGENLLDHPESVIVWETDGPIPENSAMDSDAGLFVRRDPDSPGPDLMFHFYQIPFTDNPERIGYERPAHGVSLTPNIPKPRSRGRLYLTSADPEVKPALDFRYFTDEDDYDARTLVDGIKLAREIAAAEPLAGWLKREVCPGPEITDDEALSAYARSVAHTVYHPAGTCKMGAADDETAVVGPDLKVRGLDGIRIADASVFPTMPAVNPMIGVLMVGEKAAELLGGDLR
- a CDS encoding aldehyde dehydrogenase family protein encodes the protein MSEQNTIYTAGTWRSAASGASREVLDPADASVLAVVAEGGTADVDAAVRAARAAFDSGPWPGTPVAERAAVLRRTADLLQRDRERIGLLESRDAGKTLEEGRVDVDCVVDAFRYFADLVIGEGAGRVVDAGSPDVHSVVVHEPVGVCALITPWNYPLLQASWKIAPALAAGNTFVVKPSEITPLTTVALIELLAEAGLPAGVANLVTGAGDPVGARLASHPDVDLVSFTGGLASGTKVMRAAADTVKKVALELGGKNPNVVFADACATEEGFDTAVDQALNAAFMHSGQVCSAGSRLIIEESLSERFVAELARRAEKIRLGRGTDPGVECGPMVSAAQRERTESYVASALAEGAVLRAGGERPEGPGYFYRPTVLDRCHRGMRVVREEVFGPVLTVETFRTEDEAVALANDTEYGLAGGVWTADQGRARRVAGRLRHGTVWINDFHPYLPQAEWGGFGKSGVGRELGPSGLAEYRETKHVYQNLAPRPVRWFAG
- a CDS encoding ClC family H(+)/Cl(-) exchange transporter, yielding MYLVAAVAGCLVGLVGGSFRWCLVRAEELYTSLLVASERLGGPALLLPVLVTAAGAAIACAIARRMPSAAGSGIQEVEAVWRGERTPPTLWLVPARFAGGVIAMGSGLLLGREGPTVHMGAVIGAEAGRRTRMSAQDVTLLHTSLAGAGLAVAFTAPLGGILFVFEEVTKTVRPRLVLLAVIGTAAAVACSGLIVGSRAVLPVPAVAGPPMALLPAFLLFGAATGVLGAGYNRLVVGMLSSCDRVRRVGPVARAALIGAVVGLLLCADPLLGGGGEQLNERVLGGGIPAVAVLAGYCVVRFVAGPLSYAAGAPGGLFAPLLALGAVWGALVHGLALPLLPDGGSSAVPFVIAGMAAMFSAAVRAPVTGIVLTVEITGSTTLLVPLLLACFAATLTADRMGSTPVYDSLRLRMSGTGTP